The following proteins are co-located in the Silene latifolia isolate original U9 population chromosome 1, ASM4854445v1, whole genome shotgun sequence genome:
- the LOC141599508 gene encoding uncharacterized protein LOC141599508 produces the protein MKKKKIFFFLACLSPLDSAVSIDDLMRYGIGLDLFQRVNNVLEAKEQATGWANELVSSSLLLSDESNGQVRIHDVVRASAIMFAEKGKDRMTLVESIPRWMCEETLAKFTAMSLLSGHDFSCLSGVKAPLLEILLLKGDVSLTSLASDFFGGMTNLKVLSLSNMNFKLGLPESMGQLERLKTLHLHHCQLKDIKIIGRLVNLLVLSLRESSLEELANEVGELCKLRLLDMGGCKGRISIPANILSRLSRLEGLYMFNSFNDWAYMNTEANDGEVDNKAHLAELNKLSHLTVLEMEVPKSEQIQMLHDSQLVEQLGKFKIHVGGFNKWGMDTSQSFLCSLKLENIDTSRNNCLKALLKKIDCLQAIGCGNLTENIVPQWDEEGFQDLHSLDLKYCEYVKFIISSSKQNEFMAFANLKFLRLYAMKNLEMICNGKIPAGIFSNIQHLILMSLPKLMYGLPLTILPLNLAEVDIYDCESLKFIVIDDPFVSSEKVVVQETYNVGLHLLKSLKLDKVASLSSVLGGAETFDEGAQANQPFFHAKIIFPLLETLRLTSNNKTTTLWSKACHVSGFQNLKLVDICFCAELESLGSPSIFATLVQLEELSVRHCKKLQQVITKETQVDEVREHAITFSLLKQLSMGGLSNLERFYGGTYKLEFPLLKSLTFSDFHSMMAFDGSENSTALFSDQIEFPCLEELNVQNVSNQVVSLWNWCTSDVQGKSGSEIISINPVPKLQKLTLGQTRGLASIPPFISHNLTHLLVVQFCDIKILFSTVTTSSEVLWTYSQLVKLEDLSIDGCDSLEELFENEDDDGAISLCGRLSSLMLSNVPKLNMIPLHLLTNLRSLCLSDLSWTYTFTADLFIRGREQLQLLQSLEIIGCQNMKVVLMDELVGDGADRVYVFPHLKNLILEELGITNFASKPNTALHFPSLEKVQLMRCNKMRSFCSGPFIAPKLEKLQILYCRKVKYFLSEKMKDFQELPSLESVNIESCPMLLSILSVPLSAPRLSEVNLKGCRKMKWFALGNPKHDDILELPFLEAVFIDSCSSMKSFSPGGIKAPELSELQIDESDYSKRANEELEHLLGNLYLCPTRDEDEYMDDEDEYTEDEDMDDELWNESNEGSEEEQIEEIMRA, from the exons GCAAGGATCGTATGACCCTGGTTGAAAGTATTCCTCGTTGGATGTGTGAGGAGACTTTGGCGAAGTTCACAGCCATGTCATTGCTGTCCGGCCATGATTTTTCTTGTCTGAGTGGGGTAAAGGCTCCTTTGCTTGAGATCTTGCTATTGAAAGGTGATGTATCATTAACATCTCTTGCTTCTGATTTCTTTGGAGGAATGACAAATTTGAAGGTTCTAAGTTTGTCAAACATGAACTTTAAGCTGGGATTACCAGAATCAATGGGACAACTGGAGCGTCTCAAAACATTGCATTTACACCATTGTCAGTTGAAAGATATTAAAATAATTGGTAGGCTGGTGAACCTTCTTGTTCTTAGTTTGCGCGAATCGAGTTTAGAAGAGTTAGCTAATGAAGTTGGGGAGTTGTGCAAACTTCGGTTATTGGATATGGGAGGGTGTAAGGGTAGGATTAGCATCCCAGCTAACATCTTATCGCGTCTCTCTCGTTTGGAAGGGCTTTACATGTTCAATAGTTTCAATGATTGGGCATACATGAATACAGAAGCCAACGATGGAGAAGTAGATAACAAGGCACATCTGGCTGAGCTTAATAAGTTGTCCCACTTGACTGTGCTTGAAATGGAGGTACCAAAATCTGAACAAATTCAAATGTTACATGACAGCCAACTCGTCGAACAACTGGGGAAATTCAAAATACATGTTGGCGGTTTTAATAAATGGGGTATGGATACATCACAGTCATTCCTTTGTTCATTGAAGTTGGAAAATATAGATACAAGTCGAAACAACTGTTTAAAAGCTTTACTTAAGAAAATTGATTGTTTGCAAGCAATAGGCTGTGGAAATCTCACTGAAAATATTGTCCCTCAATGGGATGAAGAAGGCTTCCAGGATTTACACTCTTTAGATCTAAAATACTGCGAATATGTCAAATTTATAATCAGCTCAAGCAAGCAGAATGAATTCATGGCCTTTGCGAATTTGAAGTTCTTACGGCTATACGCTATGAAGAACTTAGAGATGATTTGTAATGGGAAAATTCCAGCAGGAATATTCTCTAACATACAACACCTCATTCTAATGAGTTTGCCCAAGTTAATGTATGGGTTACCTCTAACTATCCTTCCACTTAACTTGGCAGAGGTTGATATTTATGATTGTGAATCTTTGAAATTCATTGTTATTGATGATCCATTTGTGTCATCTGAGAAGGTTGTAGTACAAGAAACATATAATGTTGGGTTGCATCTATTAAAATCACTTAAGCTCGACAAGGTCGCAAGTCTGTCAAGCGTATTGGGGGGTGCAGAGACCTTTGATGAAGGTGCGCAAGCAAACCAACCTTTCTTCCATGCCAAG ATCATATTTCCATTGCTTGAGACATTGCGGTTGACCTCTAATAATAAAACCACTACGCTCTGGAGTAAAGCATGCCATGTCTCTGGCTTTCAGAACCTGAAACTTGTGGATATTTGTTTTTGTGCGGAATTGGAGAGCCTCGGCTCCCCATCTATATTTGCTACACTTGTGCAACTTGAAGAATTGTCAGTAAGACATTGTAAAAAGTTACAACAAGTCATAACGAAAGAGACACAAGTGGACGAAGTTCGTGAACATGCCATCACATTTTCCCTATTGAAACAGCTTTCCATGGGTGGTTTATCCAATCTTGAAAGGTTCTATGGAGGAACTTATAAACTTGAGTTCCCTCTTTTGAAATCGTTGACCTTTTCGGATTTTCATAGTATGATGGCTTTTGACGGATCAGAAAACTCCACAGCATTATTCTCTGACCAG ATTGAATTTCCGTGCTTAGAGGAACTGAATGTGCAGAATGTTTCAAACCAAGTTGTGAGCTTGTGGAATTGGTGTACATCAGATGTGCAGGGAAAAAGTGGAAGTGAAATCATCTCTATAAACCCCGTTCCAAAATTGCAAAAGTTAACACTTGGTCAGACCCGTGGATTGGCTTCCATTCCACCCTTTATCTCCCATAATTTGACTCATCTCCTAGTGGTGCAATTCTGTGATATCAAAATTCTGTTCTCGACTGTAACGACAAGTAGTGAGGTTCTATGGACATATTCCCAGCTTGTGAAATTGGAAGACCTGTCTATTGATGGTTGCGATTCCTTGGAAGAATTGTTTGAAAATGAAGACGACGATGGAGCTATAAGTTTATGTGGGCGGCTGTCAAGCCTAATGTTGAGTAATGTGCCCAAACTGAATATGATACCACTGCATCTACTGACAAATCTTCGCTCCCTATGTTTAAGTGATTTAAGTTGGACTTACACATTCACAGCTGATCTATTTATTAGAGGTCGGGAACAACTGCAGCTACTTCAAAGTCTTGAGATTATCGGTTGTCAAAACATGAAAGTAGTACTCATGGATGAACTGGTAGGGGATGGAGCAGACAGAGTTTATGTGTTCCCACACCTTAAAAACTTGATTTTGGAGGAGTTGGGTATAACCAATTTTGCCTCAAAACCTAACACCGCGTTACACTTTCCATCACTCGAAAAGGTTCAACTAATGCGCTGTAATAAAATGCGGTCATTTTGTTCAGGACCCTTTATAGCTCCAAAACTAGAAAAGTTGCAGATATTGTATTGCCGCAAAGTAAAGTATTTTCTGTCAGAAAAAATGAAAGATTTTCAAGAGTTGCCGTCTTTGGAGAGTGTGAACATTGAATCCTGCCCAATGCTGTTGTCAATTTTATCTGTCCCTTTGTCAGCACCCAGATTAAGTGAGGTGAATCTAAAGGGTTGCCGCAAAATGAAGTGGTTTGCACTCGGAAATCCAAAACATGATGATATTTTGGAATTGCCGTTTTTGGAGGCCGTTTTTATTGATAGCTGCTCTAGCATGAAGTCCTTCTCACCTGGAGGAATAAAAGCACCCGAACTAAGTGAATTGCAAATTGACGAAAGTGATTATTCAAAGCGTGCAAATGAGGAGCTGGAACACTTGTTAGGGAACCTCTACCTGTGCCCCACAAG AGATGAAGATGAATACAtggacgatgaagatgaatacacGGAAGATGAAGACATGGACGATGAATTATGGAATGAAAGTAATGAAGGATCAGAAGAAGAACAAATAGAGGAGATCATGCGGGCTTAG